Proteins encoded together in one Hevea brasiliensis isolate MT/VB/25A 57/8 chromosome 16, ASM3005281v1, whole genome shotgun sequence window:
- the LOC110665478 gene encoding 60S ribosomal protein L3-1 isoform X2: protein MSHRKFEHPRHGSLGFLPRKRASRHRGKVKAFPKDDPTKPCKLTAFLGYKAGMTHIVREVEKPGSKLHKKETCEAVTIVETPPMVIVGVVGYVKTPRGLRTLNTVWAQHLSEEVRRRFYKNWCKSKKKAFTKYSKQYETDDGKKSIQAQLEKIKKYAHVVRVLAHTQIRKMKGLKQKKAHLMEIQVNGGTIAQKVDFAYGFFEKQIPIDAVFQKDEMIDIIGVTKGKGYEGVVTRWGVTRLPRKTHRGLRKVACIGAWHPARVSFTVARAGQNGYHHRTEMNKKIYKLGKAGQESHTAITEYDRTEKDITPMGGFPHYGVVKDDYIMIKGCCVGPKKRVVTLRRSLLTQTSRVALEEIKLKFIDTSSKFGHGRFQTTQEKQKFFGRLKA, encoded by the exons ATGTCTCACAGGAAGTTTGAGCACCCTAGACATGGGTCCCTTGGGTTCCTTCCAAGGAAGCGAGCTTCTCGTCACAGGGGAAAAG TGAAGGCTTTCCCCAAGGATGACCCTACCAAGCCATGCAAGCTTACTGCCTTTTTGGGTTATAAGGCTGGCATGACACACATTGTTAGGGAGGTCGAGAAACCTGGGTCAA AGCTTCACAAGAAGGAGACCTGCGAGGCTGTTACCATAGTTGAGACACCTCCAATGGTCATTGTTGGAGTTGTGGGTTATGTGAAGACACCACGTGGTCTTCGCACTCTGAACACTGTCTGGGCTCAGCATCTTAGTGAGGAGGTGAGAAGGAGATTCTATAAGAACTGGTGCAAGTCCAAGAAGAAGGCTTTCACAAAGTACTCTAAACAGTACGAGACTGACGATGGGAAGAAAAGTATCCAAGCCCAGCTTGAGAAGATAAAGAAATATGCACATGTTGTTCGTGTTTTGGCCCACACTCAG ATCAGGAAAATGAAGGGATTGAAGCAGAAGAAAGCTCATCTGATGGAGATCCAGGTCAATGGTGGCACTATTGCTCAGAAGGTGGACTTTGCCTATGGCTTTTTTGAGAAGCAAATCCCAATTGATGCTGTTTTCCAGAAGGATGAAATGATTGACATCATTGGGGTCACCAAGGGTAAAGGTTATGAAGGTGTTGTCACTCGTTGGGGTGTTACCCGTCTTCCTCGCAAGACCCACAGGGGTCTCCGCAAGGTGGCCTGTATTGGTGCCTGGCATCCTGCAAGAGTCTCATTTACTGTTGCCAGGGCTGGACAAAATGGATATCACCATCGTACTGAAATGAACAAGAAAATTTACAAGCTTGGCAAAGCTGGCCAAGAATCCCACACTGCAATAACTGAGTATGACAG GACTGAGAAAGATATCACTCCAATGGGTGGTTTCCCTCACTATGGTGTGGTGAAGGATGACTATATCATGATCAAGGGATGCTGTGTTGGACCTAAGAAGAGGGTGGTTACACTTCGCCGGTCTCTGCTCACCCAAACATCTCGTGTTGCTCTTGAGGAAATTAAACTCAAGTTCATTGACACCTCATCAAAGTTTGGACATGGCCGCTTCCAGACAACACAGGAGAAACAGAAGTTCTTTGGACGTCTGAAGGCATAA
- the LOC110665478 gene encoding 60S ribosomal protein L3-1 isoform X1, whose protein sequence is MILKEDKMSHRKFEHPRHGSLGFLPRKRASRHRGKVKAFPKDDPTKPCKLTAFLGYKAGMTHIVREVEKPGSKLHKKETCEAVTIVETPPMVIVGVVGYVKTPRGLRTLNTVWAQHLSEEVRRRFYKNWCKSKKKAFTKYSKQYETDDGKKSIQAQLEKIKKYAHVVRVLAHTQIRKMKGLKQKKAHLMEIQVNGGTIAQKVDFAYGFFEKQIPIDAVFQKDEMIDIIGVTKGKGYEGVVTRWGVTRLPRKTHRGLRKVACIGAWHPARVSFTVARAGQNGYHHRTEMNKKIYKLGKAGQESHTAITEYDRTEKDITPMGGFPHYGVVKDDYIMIKGCCVGPKKRVVTLRRSLLTQTSRVALEEIKLKFIDTSSKFGHGRFQTTQEKQKFFGRLKA, encoded by the exons ATGATCC TGAAGGAGGATAAGATGTCTCACAGGAAGTTTGAGCACCCTAGACATGGGTCCCTTGGGTTCCTTCCAAGGAAGCGAGCTTCTCGTCACAGGGGAAAAG TGAAGGCTTTCCCCAAGGATGACCCTACCAAGCCATGCAAGCTTACTGCCTTTTTGGGTTATAAGGCTGGCATGACACACATTGTTAGGGAGGTCGAGAAACCTGGGTCAA AGCTTCACAAGAAGGAGACCTGCGAGGCTGTTACCATAGTTGAGACACCTCCAATGGTCATTGTTGGAGTTGTGGGTTATGTGAAGACACCACGTGGTCTTCGCACTCTGAACACTGTCTGGGCTCAGCATCTTAGTGAGGAGGTGAGAAGGAGATTCTATAAGAACTGGTGCAAGTCCAAGAAGAAGGCTTTCACAAAGTACTCTAAACAGTACGAGACTGACGATGGGAAGAAAAGTATCCAAGCCCAGCTTGAGAAGATAAAGAAATATGCACATGTTGTTCGTGTTTTGGCCCACACTCAG ATCAGGAAAATGAAGGGATTGAAGCAGAAGAAAGCTCATCTGATGGAGATCCAGGTCAATGGTGGCACTATTGCTCAGAAGGTGGACTTTGCCTATGGCTTTTTTGAGAAGCAAATCCCAATTGATGCTGTTTTCCAGAAGGATGAAATGATTGACATCATTGGGGTCACCAAGGGTAAAGGTTATGAAGGTGTTGTCACTCGTTGGGGTGTTACCCGTCTTCCTCGCAAGACCCACAGGGGTCTCCGCAAGGTGGCCTGTATTGGTGCCTGGCATCCTGCAAGAGTCTCATTTACTGTTGCCAGGGCTGGACAAAATGGATATCACCATCGTACTGAAATGAACAAGAAAATTTACAAGCTTGGCAAAGCTGGCCAAGAATCCCACACTGCAATAACTGAGTATGACAG GACTGAGAAAGATATCACTCCAATGGGTGGTTTCCCTCACTATGGTGTGGTGAAGGATGACTATATCATGATCAAGGGATGCTGTGTTGGACCTAAGAAGAGGGTGGTTACACTTCGCCGGTCTCTGCTCACCCAAACATCTCGTGTTGCTCTTGAGGAAATTAAACTCAAGTTCATTGACACCTCATCAAAGTTTGGACATGGCCGCTTCCAGACAACACAGGAGAAACAGAAGTTCTTTGGACGTCTGAAGGCATAA